GGCTGTGCGCTTGTTGCAGAATTAGCGGGGAAAAGTCAGGGCTAGCCGGGCGAATCAGCCACACCTTGGTGTATGCTTCATCGCCCTATACCGATATCTCGGCTGGATCGGGCACCGGCGGAGACCAAGCCGAAATGTAGTCTGCACATCGCTGCTCCCAGAGGTTGCTAATAGGGGGCTCGGAAGATGTCAACCTTTTTGGACACGTGAATTTTAGTTAATGTAGTTTTGCCACCTCCTTGGCTGCACTCAGGGTGGGGAAGTTAACACCCGTTTCGGTCTCGATGCTGCCGTCCTCTCGATAGAGCGGGTTGATTGCCACCACTTGCGGCGGCAGTTTGATTCGCGGGCGCCCACCCACGAATCGTTCCGGATGCGCCTCGTATGCCGCGCTCATGACCGCCTCCCGTTGCGCAGCTAACTCTCGATAGCGCTGGGTGAACACCTGTGCTGGCGTGAACCCCTCCAAGGCACTGTGATGATGGCTGAAGTTGTACCACTCGAAGTAGTCTTGGCACCACTGCTCCGCATGCGCATAGTGCTCGAACCGTCCGGGGTAGTCGGGTTGATACTTCAGGGTTTTGAACTGGCTCTCACTGAAGGGGTTGTCATTGCTCACTCTCGGCCGGCTATGACTGGCCGTTGCTCCCATCTCACCGATGACCTCGAGGAAGCGCCGGGCAATCATGGGCGAGCCGCGGTCTTGGTGAATGGTCCGACCACCCAGCGCATGGGGATAGCGCGCCATCGCCTCGCGCATCAGTTGGTGCGACAGGGCGCTGTTCTCCTTGCACGACAGCATCCACGCCAAGGCGAAACGACTGAACAAATCGATAATCACGTACAGCGATAGGTAGACTCCCTTCTGGCTCAGCGCCAACTTGGTGATATCCCACGTCCAGACCTGATTCGGGGCGGTTGCCACCAGTCTGGGCACGGCATGCTTCTGTGCCGGTCGCTGCTGACGCCGCTCGCCACTTTGCCCCTGCTCCCGCAGCACACGGTACATCGTGCTGACCAAGCAGAAATAGCGACCGCGCTCCAGCAGCTCCATGTACACCTGAGACGGAGGCTGGTCGCAAAACTCCTCGCTGTTGAGGGTTGCTAACACCTGCGCTCGCTCGCTCGAGCTCAAGGCACGGGGTTGTCGCGGTTTCGGAGCTTCATCACCTTGACCGGTTGGTGCGACCCTTGAGGTCGCTTTGCCGGCATAAAAACTGCTGCGGTTCAGGTCCAGATGCTGGCAGGCCAGGCTCAAAGGTAGCCGCTCGGGCTTGTGGTCGCGGAGTATCTTCATGCGTCGCCCTCGCTCTCCTGGTGCGCGAGCATCGCCAAGGCTTTTTTTTGTAGGGCTAGGCAATCATCCTTGAGCTGGAGCTGATGCTCGAGTCGTTGAATCTTCTTCTCCAACGCGGCAATCTGGCGCTGCTCGCTGGTGAGTTGGGGTTTGGGACCTGGAGCTGTCTTGGACAGGGAGGCGATGCCGCCTTGCTCGCACTCGCGACGCCATTGCTGAATTTGGTTGTGGTAAAGCTTTTCGCGCCGCAGCAAACTCCCCAGTTCGCCGTGTTGGCAAGCGTTAGCTTCCTGGACAATCCGTAGCTTGTACTCGGCGCTGAAGGTGCGACGGGTCCGCTTCTCGAGGGCGGGCTCGGGTTTGACTTGGTTATCGGGCAGGGGGTCGGTGGCAGGCTTAGGCATGATGGTGTTCTCCAAGAGTAACCCGCCCTCAAATCTCTGTTATCTCTGCAAGTGTCTGTCTAGTCCCAGGTTGACACAGAGGGGGCTAGCCTGGATTATTCACGAAGATTTTGACGAAGCCTCAAACCCTTGCTCTGACTAGGCTCCAATGTACTTCGTATAGAAACGCACTGTCATTGAGCGAAAAAGTCTGCAAGCCTTGCACGGCAAAAGGTTTAGGGTCTCCGCATAAGAGTTCATGAATAATCCAGGCTAGAGCATCAGTGACAAGATAAGCAATCTCGCGATTTGTCAAGCCCCATATATGGAGTATTGAAAGGACATTGCTCCCAAACATGCTCTAGAGCCCCAAATGCTGGACTCGTAAGTACATTTGATTGCTAGGCTTGGATACCTTGCACAGCAGCATGTTCGGCATATCTGAAAAGTCCTTGACAAAGGGACTTCGGCCTTAACTTGTCACGGATGGGGCTAGAGAGACTCAACGCGCGCGCTAGCGCAAAGACCCAATCTTTCGGTGCGTATGTTCAAGCTCCGATAACGAGAGCGTTGAGCGTTTGCCTGCACGTAATGTGGGTGCCGGTGAGGTAATAGGGGGAGGTTAAAGTCAGCACCAGCAAGAGTTGAAATTTCTACCATGAAAGTTTTCAGCTCAGAACCTTATCTCAAGAAAGCGATAAAGCAACTTTCAAAATAAAATTGTGGAGACAGCTCAACAAGGATTCAGGCTTCGTGGCTGGAACTTCAGTTCTATGGACTAAACCTATGTACTAAAGTCAAGCTCAAGCATCGCCTCAAATGAAGAAATGTTTCAACGACTGGCATGCCTTGATGAATCTCAACTATAGTTAATAACTATCCAGTATATAACTTTGGAGTGACCATAATCTCTAACGCATCCTTAAGATTGAGGGGTGTTAGTCAAACAATTCAGTCAGAGGTTGACTGCTAAGGGTATGCCCAGCTATATAAAAGTCATGCCAGACTTACAAGAGCACCTCGGTTAATTCGCTCAAGACCGAAGGTCGGCACGGTAGCAAGAGCAATTCAGCCGCTGATGCGCCACAATCCAGAAATTTTTTGAGGTGCCCACAAGAAGGTTTCCCAGGTTTTTTCTGTCGCTATAGAGCATGTACAAAAAAACATGTCACCTGACTCTTCAAACAACTTCTCAAACTTCTGTCCTTATCTAGCTCTCTTTCAGGACTTTAGAGAAAACAATAAAAAGTGGCCGTATCTTCTGAAGAAAATTGAAAAGTCGAACTATTTAGGACCTTTTCGGGCAGTTCCTTAGGGTAGAGCTAACACCCAGTCTTGGTTTGTTAAGAATAACTTGATAAATTGTAATATTGGGTTGTGCTGGACAACCCCGGCTTCAGTGAGTGGTGATAATTAGGTGGAGTTTTATTGGCACATACCACCCTGGGCGCAACTCTCCAGTTTGCAAATGGAAAGTAAAGAGAAACTGGTTGACTGACAAAACTTCTGAGAAAACCGCATCGTGGGGGCTCCAGCTCCAGGAGGGCAGCACATCCAGAAGCATTTGCTGGCGGAGCTTCGGAGCTTCTTGGATCCTTCCCACAGCAGCCACTGCGATCACGGAGATCTCCAGGCATGAGGTGAAAACCGCTCCTGGAGGGAGTCCTGGTGATTCCGGGCAGACTTTTGTCAGTCAATCAGAAAGAGGGGTGGATATAACAAACGAGGGTAGATAGTTGATTGCTCTACAACAAAGAGTTCAAGAGCTCAATCTTACATAGGGAATAGACCATGAAAACCTTAGTCGAATATTTTCAAGAAGAAAGACAAGGACTTAAGAAAAAATTGAAGGAGGCATTAACGATTGAAAAAGTTGTGGAAATAGTCCGATATGAAATCAGCAAGCTTGCAGATATATCTGGTGATTATATTAACGGATTAACCCCTTTGCAAGGACGTGTTGCCATAGGGCAACTAACAGTGCTAAGCGTATCTCTTGAGCAGTTGGTTGTATTCAGAGAAAGTAGAGCATCAGAGTCCACAACGAAAAGAAATGAAGCTTCACCTTCACCATTCGGTAATGAAGAAAGCAAGGCAAGTATAGAGAGAGCTCTTGCAAGTACTTGGGGGAGCACTTTAGGAAGTACTGCTGCAACAGTCGGAACCGCATTTATAATAGGAACCGTGTCTAACTTTGCTATACCATTGTTGCTAGCTTCGGCAGCATTAGGGGGTGTGACTGTTGGGAGTATTGTAGAAATAGCTAAAGACCGTCAAAAAACTAGGCTATTAGACAAAAACAATGACCTAAAGATGGAAACCCCAGCACTTGATTTAATGGATGTTGAACATCTATTAACAGAGTTAGAAAAGCAACTAAAAGGGATTGATCGAGACATTTCCAAGTATAGTGAACCAAAGCCACCACCAGAACCAACGATAGAAAATCATCGTGACATTTTAGAATTTCTGCAAAATCTTATGGGCGATGCTCATTTTGAGAAAAGCTCACTTCCTGGTTATACGCGTAAACGAATTGATCAGCTTCCAACAATTTTAAGGAAGTATCAGATCAGAGCTGAGTTTTTTGAATTAAATCAAGGAGAGAAGCATCCAACCCAAGAACAAGAAGAAATGTTTGAGTTTGAACCCAGTCTCGATCCAAATATTAAAGATTATGTCACTCTTGTTCCTGCTCTGGTCAAAGAGGAGAATATGTTATCTCAAGGACGTGTCATCAAACCTGTCTCGAAAACAGTTGACAACAATGAGAGTTAGAATAAGTAAGTTGTAACGAATAGAACAAGCAAGATGTAACGAATTAAAGAAGACAGTTCGTTTTGGATGTGAATAATCAAGAGGTATACATCATGAGTGAAGAAAATATTGTCAAGGTCATAGGTTTTGATTTAGGGCATGGAGAGTTTTCATTGACAGAGGTTTCGATGCAATTGGGGCAAGAGCCGCAAACCATCGAAATCAACAATAAAGCTTCTCAAATTACTGCTGTCGGCAAAAACAAGGATGGTAAGACAATAATTGGAAATAGTGCGATCATGCAAAGGGATATGCAAAGCTTTGATATTTGTTTTAAACAAAATCCTCTGACTAGCTCGGAGTCAAACAAAAGATCTATTCATGACTTTGTTAAAGCAGTCTACAAAAAGTTGATTGAGGGTCGATATGTTGAAGATCCTAGCAACACCTATTTCTTTGTTGGTTGTCCTTCAGGTTGGCAAGCAGAAGCAGTAAGAGATTATCAGATGATGATGATTGAAGCTATGCTTAAAAACGTGACTATAGTTAGAGAATCTCGTGCAGCTCTGATGCACGCTAAAGAAATCAAGAAAATTAGACCATCTGAATTGACCAAGTCGGTTCTAGTCATTGATATTGGCTCATCTACGACGGATTTTACTTGGGTAATAAACGAAAATGATAACCCCATAGACTATGGCAAAAATCTAGGGGCTTCGCTTATTGACAAAGCAATTTTTGAACGGACTCTAAATGCTCATGCTCAAAGAGCAGAGTTAGAGGTAATCTTTAAGCAATATCCTGTATACCTGCGTCGTTGTGAATTTGCTTGCCGTATTAATAAAGAAGTGTATTTTCAAAATCCTGATGCTTATGCATATGGCGATACTGATGTTACAGCAGCTTATGAACATGTCCAACGTATGTACGAATTTATGCCAAAAGTCAATGGTCCAATAATGGAAGAAATACTTAATGAATCGATGCAAGAACTGGGAGGAAAAAGCTGGAAATCCACCTTCAGAGATCATTTGCGTGCAGTAAAACAAGAGTTAGAGTATCGACAGATTGAGCCGAGTAAAATTCTGCTCACAGGTGGCGCCTCCAGAATGGACTTTATTACTACTATATGTGATAACATTTTTCCCGATTCACCTTGGATAAGAGATGTCGAACCTGAATTTGCTATTGCTAGAGGGCTAGCTCGTTGGGGGCGAATTGATATCAACACAAAAAGTTTTAGCAATGAAGCTAATCAAATCCTTGATCGCGATTTAAGTGGTATTGTGGAAAAACACATTGAAACCTTACTCGAAAATCAAGCAAAAAAAATAGCGGCTGGTGCTGTTAATAAAGGACTAAAACCATTACTAATTCAATGGCGTGACAACGAAATTTCAACATTAGAAGAGCTTGAATCTAAAGTCAATCAAGAAATAGAAGACTGGTTAAATGGAGTTGAAGCAAGCGATATCATCACATCGGAACTAAATAATTGGTTACCCATTGTTAGCAAAGAAGTAGAAGATCGGCTTTCCGATCTATATGAGGAATATGCCCTCAGTAGAGCTGCCTTGGGCATAACTAAATTTCAACTTAACCCCAAAACTGAAGAAATCTCAAGCTCGATCTTTATTAAAGAGGCAGTTATTGATATCGATACTCAAACATACACCCATGGAGTTGGGACTGGGGCTGCCCTAGGAGGAGCATTGGGAGCTATAGGTGGAGGTGGGGTTGTTGCTTTGATTACGGCAGAGATACTTGCAGGACCTGTGGGATGGGCTGCTTTGGGTGTCGGTTTGCTTGGTGCAGCTTTGGGCGCAAGCGCAAATGCTAAAACAGTGACCCAAGTGACTAAACAAGAAAGAAGAGATTTGTCTGAGCAAGATATTGACGAAGAGGTAAAGAAACAGAGAGAGCATTTATCTCAAGAACTTCAAAAAAGATTTAGCGTCGATTCAGAGCTAAAGAAACAGCTGCTGCAAAAAATGAGCCGGGTTCTAGAGGATGCCATAAAAGAAAAGGTGGATAAGGCTAGATTACTGATTGCTAGTGATGATATCTAGACCGCATCAAGCTCCCCACATTTCCATTCAACCAAACAGCATTAATTTAATGTAATGATTGAAAGTGAGTTGTCTCCGCCTCAACTGGAACTAGCAATGGCAAATGCCATATCAATTTCTTTGCTATACACCTTGGGGCGGAAATATTTAGATATTCCATTAGATAAGGGCAAATATATTCGACCAGAATCGCCTCTAGCACGAAGCAGTGAAAGCTTTGATGGTATAGAGTTTTTACGGTTAGAAATGGTGGGTGACTCTAGTGATTCTTTATTCAATGACCCATTGATGGCTTTGCAAACAGCTTTAGCCTCTTGCCATCACCCCAAACATTGCACATTAATTTTTATTGTTTCTAGTGATGGAAATAATACTCACATTTACTTAGGTATTCGTCGTAGTGATCATACTGACTATCTAACCAAAGATTTCGTCAAGAATGTGGGTAATTTCCTGGAAGGAAATTGGTCTGGCACAAAGCTTGTTCCATGTTATCCAGAAAGCTCAGAATTTCAAACTCGTATTATCAATCCTTTAAACAAAAACTTGAGGTATATTAATGCTTTAACAGGGATTCCTTCCCTGAAAGCAGGGGAAAATCCTGGTTATCCTCAAAGCTTGGATCGTTTGATTACTGGGTTACGTGGCTCACCGTTTATGTACATGATTGTAGCTGAGCCAATGGACCAAGGAGATGTCAATCAGGCGATTCATCAACTCCGAGAATTAATGGGAAGAGTGCATTCTCTAAGTAAGGTTACTTCGAATGAAACCTTTTCTGAAAATATCTCCGAAGCCCTGGGAAGAACAGAAAGTTTTGGGAAATCAGTCGCTGATGGAATAAATTTCAATGAAGCTCAATCAGATCAAAAAATTAAGGATATCATTAATTTGGTCAGCGCTGGGACTCTTGCTGTCGGAGCATTCTTTCCTCCTGCCGAGTTACTGATTGAAGTAGGCTTAGGCGCTTTGCTCCTTAAGGATTTTACACCAACGAAACAAAAATCTTCGGGGATGAGCTCAACAATTACTGATAGTTTTGGTGAAAGCCTCTCTACAACAACTACCTTGGGAAAAGGTTTGGCACGGGCTTTTGGTCGGGAGTATATCAATACTCATGCTGAGGCAGCAAAAAGAATAGTTGAGAGGTACTTGAATCGCTTTGAGGAATCTCGTGCCTTAGGGTGTTGGAATGTAGGTATTTACTTGTTGGCTGAAGAGCCGAATGTTGCACAGCAAGGAGCTATCCAACTCAAAGCTTTACTGAGTGGTGAACAAAGCTTTTTTGAACCGATCCGTGTTCACAATCTGAGCCCAGGAAATGGAGAGGGGTGGAGACATGCCGTTCGCAAAGCTTTGCAGGAGTTTTGCCAACCTAGTTTAACACTTGTAACGCCTAATAATCAAACCCCCCTTGTCCATCCTCTCGGCACCCCTTTTAACCATCTAACAACACCACTGAATGTTAAAGAGTTGGCATTACTTGTTAACATCCCTCAACGAGAAATACCTGGTGTAAAAGTGATGGCTAGCGCTAGTTTTAGCCTCAATCCTCCAACTATCGAGGACAATGATATTATTTTGGGGTATTTATTAGAAGGCGGCAAACAAACAGGTTTAAACTATGGCATTCCCAAAAAAACCTTGGCAAAGCATGGCTTGGTCACTGGAATTACTGGGAGCGGAAAAACAAGCACTTGCCAGAAGCTTTTGAGTGAGTTACACCAAGAAAAGATTCCTCTATTAGTTATCGAGCCTGCCAAAACAGAGTATGTTGACTGGGCAATGGAGCTAAACAAAACCTTGCCGCAAGAAAAACATATTGCAGTTTATATGCCTGGTGTTAAGACTTGGCGTGGCATTGTGCTAAAAGAACAACTGGTTCTTAACCCTTTTGATGTTGTCTGGCTGCATAATAATACTCCTCAGGTTCTACCTCACATTGATCGGCTAAAGTCTATTTTAAATGCTGCTTTTCCCATGCAGGAAGTCTTACCTATCATTCTTGAAGAGCTGATATTTGATGCCTACAATCACCATGGATGGCTAGATGATGAGTTGCCGCCTCTTAGTACCTCTCGCCCAACCTTCAGTCAATTGCGAAATAAAGTAGGAGATGTTGTCAAAAGTTTGGGATATGAAACAAAAATAACTGCTAATCTCACTGCTGCTTTGACGGCCCGCATACAGAGTTTTCGTCGAGGATGGAAAAAGCAATTATTTGATCGGACTCCATCGACTAAATGGAACAAGATTTTTGATCGTCCAGCAATCATAAACCTTTCTCATCTGGGAGATGATGCTGACAAAGCCTTTACTATGGCAATTCTATTGAATTTCCTTTACGAATACCGCCAAGCTCAATATGAGTTAGGGATTAAACAGCAACCTCTCTTTCATTTAACAGTAATCGAAGAAGCTCATCGAATTCTATCAAATGTTAGGGCGAGTTCTTTAGAGCAAGCAAGCCCCCAAGGCAAAGTAGCTGAGATGTTTTCCAATATTCTTTCAGAAATCCGCGCATATGGTGAAGGGTTTCTGATCGTAGATCAAGTACCATCTCGACTTATTCCTGACGTTGTTAAAAACACTAATCTTAAGATTGTCCACCGCTTAGTTGCTTCTGATGACCGAGATTCTATGAGTACTGCAATGGCACTAACTTTAGAACAAACAAACATAATAAATCGCTTGCGTCCAGGACAATCAATCATCTATGGAGAACAAGACGACTTGGCAGCTTGGGTGCAAATATCTAAGTGATTTTTCTGTTTGTTATTGAATGAAAGTAGTAGAGGGCTTAATGGCTTATTCTTGGGAAAACGAAGGTCAAAACTTAGAAGCAAACTCGGCAGAACTATCAGAGCCTCTCACCTTGTCCATTGAGGAAGGTGTTGAGAGGCTTGGTTCTTCTGAAATCAGTCAGTTTGAAGCTGGTGAGTTGATCGTAAACGCAGAGATTGCTGAATACCTCAATACTTTACCTCCTACTCACCTGGAAAATATTTGTACCATCAAGTATGAGCCCAAACCTAAGTCTGAATCTTCAGCTGAAATCAAAGGCACCATCAAGTTAAGGCTGCCTGGTATTGAAGGATGGGTATCAGCAAAATCATCCCCAGAACAATCGGTAGAAAGTTTTCGCGAAAATCTTACATATGAAGTAGGTTTAAAAGTCTATTTTGATGTTCTAGTAACTAGACTAGAACTCGAAGCCAAATGGTCAGATATACATCACAGGAGTTTGGAACAATTCGTCAAGGGTGGATTTGGTTTGATCTCTGAACGTAGTCTGCAAGGCAAGGCTGAGGACTTTGCGGAAACATATACTGTATACAGATTAGACTCTGATAAACTTCTAGCTTGCAGTAATGAGAAGTATGAATTTATGAGAGAGGAAATATTTTATGGTCGTGAATACCATTCTTGACTATGAGAAGGTGGTAGGTAAGGATTCAGGTGCGGAAGATGTCAACCTTTTTGGACACGTGAATTTCAGTTAATGTAGTTTTGCCACCTCCTTGGCTGCACTCAGGGTGGGGAAGTTAACACCCGTTTCGGTTTCGATGCTGCCCTCCTCTTCTCGAGGGCGGGCTCGGGTTTGACTTGGTTATCGGGCAGGGGGTCGGTGGCAGGCTTAGGCATGATGGTGTTCTCCAAGAGTAACCCGCCCTCAAATCTCTGTTATCTCTGCAAGTGTCTGTCTAGTCCCAGGTTGACACAGAGGGGGGAGGTCTAGGTTAGCATGTTTCAAAATAGCTATTTTTCGACTTTACAAGCTTTCGATGTACTATGATCTAACACTCTTCTAGTTTAGGTAAGTCCCCCCTGTTGGAAACGCAAACACTGATCGCGTTTGGTCTTGAAGCTCGAACGTGGTATAGATCTTCAAGCAGTTGAGTCTGGGAATCACCGTCTCATTTCTGATATCCTGGAGCAGTCGAACAAGCAGCTAGTTGGAGAGTTTAGATGAAGCAATCCTCTCCTCATCAAGTTGCTTGAAATTTTGGAGTACAAACTGTTATGCTCGGCGCAGCTGCAATCCCACAATTTAATATCCAAGAAGTGTTTATCTTTGAGGGTGAAGAGAACCAAGTTTCGCAAACTATAAATCAAACTATATTCTTTTTAGGGGTTACACCATCAGCTCTAGAGAGTTCACCACTGGCCCAGTTCTTTATCCAAGACGAGTTTGACTTGGGCAACGAAAACCAGATCGAACAAGGGATCGAACAAACAGCACCGGTTATTCCACTATTCCCAAATCGACTGGATAGCGATATTTCAGATCCCTTCTCTTTGGAAGTCGATCGCTTTCTAAATGCGGATGAAAGCCTAGACTCCTTACAGTTTGTCTCCCAGGAAGCGGATGTATTAGGAAACGAGAATGAGGTCGTTCAGGAAACTCAGCAAGAGTTGGTCATTCCTTTCGCGATCGATCTCGGGCTGGCCAACGGATCGAACGACTTCTTGGATGGAGGAATCGAAGACTTAGCGGCAACGATCTCGGACTCTGGAGTTCTCGACGCACTTCAGTTCGGCATCCAAGAGATCCTTATTGAAGGAGACGGAAACGTCATCCGGCAGCAGATCGATCAAATACTTATATCCCTTATTGTCTTAGACGAAGCAGACATTGCAAGCTTGTCCGAATCCGCGGGCAGTCCCACCCAGTTTGCCATTCAAGAAACATTTGCTGGTGAAGAGGCAGGGCTGGCGAATGATAACGCGATCGCGCAAAGTGGCACGCAAACGATTTTCTTCGAACCCCTTGGGGTCGCTGGCGAGATCGAAACTAGCACGGGCCGCGAGTTAAATGATGCCGAATTGGACATCGACAACTTTATTGCCACTATTCTAGGCCAAACCCAAATAGACTCGGTTCAAACAACCGCTCAACGCGCGACCCCAACCGGAAATGGCAGCCAGCAGGTGCAAGAAGCCAACCAAGAGTTGATTGTTGAGGGTCCCAAGCCACTGGTATTTGGTACGTTAGCGAATGATGATATCGAGCCGGGCCGGAACCTTGACGTCAACGGCTTCGGCGATTTCGTCTTCGCAGGCAGCGGTGCAGACTTAATCGATCTCACGGGGGTATCCCCAGAGGTCGAGCGGCTAGATTTCTTAGATATTCCCAGCAACATGCGCCTCTTTGGGGGGTCTGGCGATGACGAGATATTCACTAATAGCGGCGATCGCGCTTTCGGCGGCAGCGGCAACGATATCCTCGACGCCTCCGCCGGGAGCGGCGGGAACCGTCTCTACGGTGGGGACGGTTCGGACACCCTGATCGGATTGAATGACGATCGCCTGCTTGGCGGTGCTGGAGACGATCGTCTCTTCGTTGTCGGCACGGGCGACAACCTCCTCACTGGCGGCCCCGGCCGCGATCGCTTCTGGATCGCGAATGCGGCACTCCCCACTGCACCTAGCACGATTACTGACTTCACTGTAGATGTAGATGAAATCGGGATTGGTGGCTTGGGTATTGGCTTTAGCGACCTCAGCTTGCGCCAGGAGGGCGAGAACGTCGCGATCGGCGCTCTCGGGCAAGATTTGGCAGTCTTACTCAATAGCGAGCTTGACGCTCTCAATGCGAGTGCATTTACTTTTGAAAACTAGTGCGATCGTGACTTGGAGAATTCCGCTATTCCTTCCAAAGCAAGCTGAAAGGCACCTCATTGCTTTAGAAAACGCTTACGGAATAACAAGCGTCTACTTCAGGTACAGCTATCGTCAGTGAAACCGATCTCACTCGGCTCTACGGCAAAAACGTACATCAAGAACTTGCTCTATCCGCTTGTTTCTGATGAATTTGACAAGAAGCCTCCTGCTAGGCAACCAGTAAACTCTCTTTTCCTTTAAGAGTGACGGGAGGATCCTCTGAGCTGCCGTCAATACTTTGCAATAACTCCAGCATCAGAGGTTCAGTCCTTGCTGACTGACACAAGTGCCTCAAGCCATGCAAGCTTGTGGCGAGATTTTAGGGGTCTCAGGAGTTGTGTCAGTCAGCCGGGGGTTTGACTTGGATAAGCAGGCTCTTGCCAAAATAGGGTTTGCTGAAAAAGTCCACAAAACGAATTTAGGAGGCAGAGAGCTTATGGAATCTGGCTTTTACCATCTAGCCCCAGCTTTTTGCCTCGGATTCTCGGCCCAAGTGCAAGGGTTTTGAGGCTCTGGTGCCTATAACCTTGCACTTTTCTGGAATAGAAAACGCTGAGATCCTTTCATTGCATGGATTCCAGCCTTTTTCAGCAAGCCCAAAATAGCTTCAGTGCCTATAGAAAAGTGGCGATTTTGTCAACGATCTGGATCGCCATTTGAACCCGTGGCGATCGCTTCGTTTAGATTCCAACCCTAAGAAATTGCTCGATCCCTTGTTTGTAGGGGACAAAACTTTTCTGCAAAGGTCGATGAGTTATTCGGACATCCCTATTACCTAAATCAACGAAGGGGTTTCTTGAAACATCGTTGCTAGTTTTTGATGCAAGTTTGTAGACTGCTTCCAGTTGCGAACAAAGCTCGCTCGTTCGGCTAGCGAGGGCAACATCTGCTCTAGCTCACAATCACTAAACGAAGTGGAGAAAACCATGAAAAAGCTCGCCCTTGGACTTATGACGCTGGCAACGGTCGGATTGACTGCAACCCCTGCATTGGCTGGGGGAGGTGACAGCGGTACCGTTCAAACAACGACCCAAGAATCGATTGTGACCGGTGACGGAAACACGACCTATCAGCGCAGCGAGCAAATTCAACAAAGCGTGCGCGATCGCTCTAGCGGTGACAGTGCTGTTATCCAGGATGCTTATCAATCCTGCGACGTTTATGGTAACAGTAGCACTTGCGTACAAGAGCAGCGACAAATCGATCGGCGCGCGCGCACCAGCCGCAAACGTTCTCGCTCTCGCTAGAAAGATTAAACTGCCTTCGAAGCAGGACGCTTGATTCTCTCCTCGCGATCGCGAATAGAAAGAAATGCGTGCTTGATGGCACGCAGACTGGGAGACGGTGGCAGATAGAACGAGACAGTTTTCTCGGACTTAATTCTGCCACCTTCCTTCAGATTAGACTTGCCCAGGAGTTTGAGTAAGATATTCCACGAAGGATTGAAATTGATGAAGTAACATGCCGCTCTATAAACAATTTCTGTTCCCGCTCGCAGTGGCAGTTTTGGCCACTGGAGCGCAAGTCAGTGCCAGCGAGATCGATATTGAAGCGGGTGACGTCAGAATCAGCATCGATGGTAATAGCAGTACGATCGACACCGGGAACACGCGGGTGGGTTCTCCCACACCGCCATCCCATCGCCGTTTGC
The sequence above is drawn from the Rubidibacter lacunae KORDI 51-2 genome and encodes:
- a CDS encoding calcium-binding protein, with amino-acid sequence MLGAAAIPQFNIQEVFIFEGEENQVSQTINQTIFFLGVTPSALESSPLAQFFIQDEFDLGNENQIEQGIEQTAPVIPLFPNRLDSDISDPFSLEVDRFLNADESLDSLQFVSQEADVLGNENEVVQETQQELVIPFAIDLGLANGSNDFLDGGIEDLAATISDSGVLDALQFGIQEILIEGDGNVIRQQIDQILISLIVLDEADIASLSESAGSPTQFAIQETFAGEEAGLANDNAIAQSGTQTIFFEPLGVAGEIETSTGRELNDAELDIDNFIATILGQTQIDSVQTTAQRATPTGNGSQQVQEANQELIVEGPKPLVFGTLANDDIEPGRNLDVNGFGDFVFAGSGADLIDLTGVSPEVERLDFLDIPSNMRLFGGSGDDEIFTNSGDRAFGGSGNDILDASAGSGGNRLYGGDGSDTLIGLNDDRLLGGAGDDRLFVVGTGDNLLTGGPGRDRFWIANAALPTAPSTITDFTVDVDEIGIGGLGIGFSDLSLRQEGENVAIGALGQDLAVLLNSELDALNASAFTFEN